The window CGGGGATAGTGCTCACCAAACGCTGGGGAAGGCCCGACGGCGTGGGGCTGCTTGGGTTTACCGGCCTGCAGTTAGCGATGGGTGGAGTGATGCTGCTGCCCGTGACGTTGGTGGTTGAGGGGCTGCCGGGGTCGGTTACGGTGCCTAATTTGGCGGGCTTCGCTTACCTCAGCGTCATCGGTGCTTTGGCTGCCTATGCCGTGTGGTTCAGGGGGATCCAACGGCTGCCAACGATGGTGGTGTCGTTCTTGGGATTCCTGAGCCCGCTCGTGGCTACGGTGCTGGGGTTCGTGTTCCTGGGGGAAGCGTTGTCGGGGTGGCAGTTGGTGGGTGCGGTATTGGTGCTGGGGGCGGTTGGGTTGGTGCAGCGGGCGGGCGGTTCGCTCTCAGCACCAGGGCAGAAGAAGTCCTCTCTGGCGGCGGGGAGTCCAGGAAGCAGCATCTAGGTAGGTCATCGCGTGGCTGCCCAGGAGCCCTTGCCACCCTAGAAGCTCGGCATTGTTGTTCGATCCGTAAAGCTTGCTGACCTTGTAAGTAGTAGAACCGGTCCACCCTTCCGTGGAAGATCGCTCGCCCGTGCCGCGATTACTAACTATCTGCGGCCTGACACGCCAATGGAGATCTGCTCTTGATAAGCGATGTGCTCAAAATTCAGCACGTGGGCTGCGGAGACAGTAAGCTTCCCGACTGGCTCACCCAGGTTCAGCACGGTACCGTCTGGACGAATAGTCAGGGCATGCCCATCAAGTAGCTTGTGGCAGTTTGGGCATAGACACAGGATGTTGTCCAACGTATCGGGCCCATTGTGGGGTATGCCTAGCGGTCGAATGTGTGCACCCTCCGAATATGGCCCTGCGGAAGTGACAAGCCGGGCGCTGCAAATCTGGCATGTGTGGTCATAAAGCCGCTTGATCGAAGCTGCGACTTCATAGTTTCTAACGATGCGACTGATTTGTGACGGGCGGCGTGGTGGTGCCAGGTCTTCCCCACGCGTTAGGGCGATGGCAGTCTCGTCCGGGATTAGGCTGTCGCCTGCAACTGCCCGCAGCTGATAGATAAGTATTTTCCAGCCATCACGTATGCCCCAGCTCCAATTGGTGACTGTGAACAAGCCGAGATAAATGTACTGTTCGTGTGACCGATCCCCTGTGAGCACCGACTCCTTGACCAGCACCCGCACAGGCCGGCCCAGATTGTGGTTTTCAACCAGGCCGAGATTTCCCTTCTCGAGCTTTTGGTCAGCTACGTGTCTGCCCGAATTGGCATTGCGTCCGCCAAAACCGGTGTAGGTGATGAGGTCACCTTGGATCTCATCATCGGAGTACCCCGCTGAAAGACAAATGGATTGTGTGCCGTGTGCCTGTCCAGCGATGCCTGCCTGCAGCGTCCTGTGCACGCCGGCGTCGTAAGCCTCTCGTCGATTAGCAAAAATGGTACCGGGAGGACATTCGGGGATTTCTCCATATTGGGGTGCCAGTTGGGCATCGTCCCGTACGACAAGTTCAATACCAAAGCGTTTGAGGGTCCGCCGCGTCTCATCCCCGCCGGAAAATAGGCGAATCG is drawn from Arthrobacter sp. 31Y and contains these coding sequences:
- a CDS encoding YDG/SRA domain-containing protein → MRALSELTDASAIARTVAEFQTLGRTAFLEKYEQQASRKYFANVDGTLVDSKPLLAVAHGKQHPANGPLSIRLFSGGDETRRTLKRFGIELVVRDDAQLAPQYGEIPECPPGTIFANRREAYDAGVHRTLQAGIAGQAHGTQSICLSAGYSDDEIQGDLITYTGFGGRNANSGRHVADQKLEKGNLGLVENHNLGRPVRVLVKESVLTGDRSHEQYIYLGLFTVTNWSWGIRDGWKILIYQLRAVAGDSLIPDETAIALTRGEDLAPPRRPSQISRIVRNYEVAASIKRLYDHTCQICSARLVTSAGPYSEGAHIRPLGIPHNGPDTLDNILCLCPNCHKLLDGHALTIRPDGTVLNLGEPVGKLTVSAAHVLNFEHIAYQEQISIGVSGRR